The bacterium DNA segment GATTCATCTCAGTCGACTAGTTCGAATGAAACAAAAGTTGATCTGATTGAAAAACTGCGGGCAAAAAAAGGATATGTGACATTGTTTGCTCCTGATGATGATATTTATGCATTACTTTTAAAGTTGATTAATGATGAAAAAGAGAGTTTAAAAGTCGCCATTTTTACCTTCACCGATCCTGTAGTTGTTAAAGCTTTGCAAGAGGCAGCTACTCGTGGAGTTAAAGTTGAAATGATTGTCGATCGTGGCTGTATTTCTGATCGTTACAGCAAAGTTGATGAGGTGCACGCTGCGGGTGGCAAAGTATTTGTGTATAATCCTGCATATCACAATAAAGGAAAACAGGGAATCATGCATCATAAGTTTATTGTTTTTTCGAATAATTTTACAGGCACAGGTCTGGTTTGGACCGGTTCGTATAACTTTACAAAAGCAGCACGGTACTATAATCAGGAAAATATTGTTGTGCTCAATCGAAAAGGCGCTGTCAGAAAGTATGCACGCAGATTTGAACATGTCAAAACATTGTGTGACCATTATCAGCCGTTAGTCAAAGTTGATGAAGCTTCGCGAAAATAGTTGTTCCTCATTTTTTTGTTTCCTTTCTTTCTTGGTATGCACGATTGATTGTATGGATGCGCAACTAGCTGAGCGTGCGTTTCAGCTTGCGTGGCAGCATTATGACAATATTGGTCAGGTGTCAGTGAGTGGCAAAAAAACAGAACTATCTTTTCCTGCCCAGTGTGTTATTGAAAAATATGCTTTCTGTCATGTAGAATATTGCGGAGGAAGTGACCTTTTTGATACATTTTCTCCTTTTTATAAAGCATGGTTATTCTGGCGAACAACACCTGTGCATTATTTTAGAAGCTATTTTTACACCAGAGAATTTTAAACCTTCGCTGGGTTCAACGTCTTGTTTTTATCATAGCATTCAGCACTTTACAGAAAATGAACAGTACTTACAAAAGGTATGGAGCAAAGCATTTAAGAATCAAGAAACCAGGTTGTTAAAGAAATCATCATCTCAACAAAAATCTGCAGAGCAAGAAGATATAGGGCTATTAGAGCAAGAGAAAAATGGTGTATGCGATATTGATGATGCCAAAGTAATTCTAGAGAATGTAACTCCAGGAAAAACTAAAACTTGGTTCATTGAAAATAATCTATATTATACGCAAGCTAGCCTGAAAGCCGTCTGTCGATTTAGTGGTTTGTTACGTGCCGAAGAACTTGCACTCTTTTATTTTTACGTTTTGAAAAGTCGTGATAAAAATATAACGGAAGAGATAGCAAAGGCTGCTTTCATGAAGATGTATCAGGTTGCAAATCTTATTAATAAAAATCAGAGCGTGGAATGGGAATGCATTTTACATCTGTTTTCAAAAAATCCTAATGCATTTACTCCTGATAATCTCATTGATGAGCATAATACATTGGTAAAATCGAAACTCATTTCTATTGTTTTAATCAATTTTCTGTTCCAATGTTGGTCTGTGTATCTATTGTCGTTCATGTTGATATATCTTTGTGTGCCCGAGCAAAATCTGTTATTTCAAAGTGCTTTCAAAACGAACATGTTGTTCTGTCCATTGTATCCATTGCTTCTGACCACTATGGTTCTTATTTTTGGTGACAAGACCGGAATGTATGGTGATCCGCAGCTGAAAAACCAGTTTATTTATAGGCAGGCTAATGGTTTTTTTGCTTCTGGGCTACCTTCAAAAGAAATTCTCTTGAACTGTAAGTATAATTTTGACTGTTTTTTCTGGGAGTATCCTGGATATCTCAATAATTTTGGCTGGTTCATAAGACAGTGGTGGCAGTATCCTCTACCAGATTTTCGTTTTTGGAGGTTGTGAAAGCAATTTTTGTGGTACTTTGAAGGGCATGAAGGTAGGCACTTTTTATTGTGTGGGCTTCAAAATAAAAGGGATCGGCAGAAATTGTATCGACCCCTTTGTACACATAGCACGTTCGTGAAAAATACTTAAAAACTTCGTTAATGGTCCAGTATAGCTTTATATATTTACTACTTACTTTTTCGGTCGACGTTCGAGAATCCCTACTGCTATTGTGTTGAAAGTTTTTTCTTTTGCATCATAGTATTGAGATTCACTTACCTTTGTGAATATTTCTTCGATTTGATCACTTGTATGTGGTTGCTGTATGTTAGATGAGGAAGTTTTGTTATTTTCTAGATGGCTATTAGAAAGAGAATTGGTTTTTTTATTAAGGTGTGTCCTCAATTTGAAATGAGGTAATGACGTTGCATTTTCACTACAAAATGATAAGTTTTTTGTATCAGAAATCAGCAACGAGGATAAGCAATGGTACGTCGAGTTATTACAGACAGTATTTGGTCACAACTAGAAGAGATACTATGTAAGCATGGATGCCACCTGTGGGGCAATGAGCGGAATATAATGGAAGCAATTCTTTGGAAATTGCGGACTGGAGGACCATGGAGGGATATTCCATCCGAATTTTGTCCGTGGCAAACAGCATTTAATCGATTTAATCGTTGGTCAAAAAAAGGGCTATGGGAAGGTTTTTTTTATGCTACGAAAAGAAGTTGATAAAGAATGGGTATTCGCCGACGGAAGTTATGTTAGAGCTCACCAACATGCGACTGGAGCTCAGCGTGGTCAAGAGCGAGCAATTGGAAGATCCGCTGGTGGACTTACTACAAAGATTCATATGTGCACCGATGCGCATGGAAATCCGCTCAATTTTAAAATCACTGGGGGTCAAGTGCACGACGCAAAGGTTGCAAACGAATTAATCGATCTGGCCGAAGGAGCAGAATATTTTATCGCTGACAAAGGCTATGATGCTGATAGTATTCGTATTTATGGACGGACAAAAGGGATGCAAGTAATTATACCAAAAAGAAAAAATAGCACTGGGCTAAATCCAGAATTTGATCCTCATTTATATAAAAATCGGCACGTAGTTGAAAATCTTTTGCACGACTCAAGCATTTTCGCGGCATTGCTATGCGTTTTGAAAAACTTGCTAGAAACTTTCAATCTATGCTTTACATCGCATCTATGCACATATGGTTGAAGCTTTTATGCCCTACTAATTAAATTGAGGACACACCTTAGCTAACCATTTTGATTTTGTTCTTAAAAAATCACTTAAATGAGAGCGAGAAAATAAAATTTCGCGCAACGACCTTGAACTGATCCGACTTGCAATGCGTGATAAAAAAGGGAAGGTTGATTGGCTGATAGTTAAGCATGCGATGACTACAATGACATATTTATTGATTATTTTAGACATGTTATCCTTATTTGAAATAATATTTAAATATATTTTTATTTTATCGGTTATTTTAAATTTGTGAAGCTTTACGACTAGGTTGAGCTAAAAAATTAAACAGTATTTACAGTTTTGAATAAATTTGATTCTTTAAAGCTAGCATGACTTGATTTAACACAGCAGTATTAATGATTGGCTCAGCAAAAGAGACTTGCAAAAATGGGCTATTTTCATCAAAACAGTATTCATCAGAACTTGGCGCATCCATTCCTTCACCGTCTGAATCAGATGACATAACTTCACAGTCGGCTGCACCAACTGCATAGCTTTTTATGGCTGGATAGTTTCTTTTTGTAGCACTATCTGTTTCATAATAAAAAAGGTTGATGTTCTGTTTTATTATATTACGTATAAATAGTGGTATCACATTTCTATCCGTTTCTACAAAAAGGCTGGCAGGACAAAGCCCTTTTTGGTTTTTTTGATGATCTGCAAACAAAAATAACGAGAGTAGTGAAAAGTTTTGATGTGCTTCTATTGTTTCTTGAATTTCAGTTAGCTGTCCCTGAGCATCAAGATATTCTTGAGGCTCACACCAGAAATAGTTATTTTCATTGTACAATGGTTGGTATTGAATAGCAAAAAGCGTTATACAAAAAAGAATGTTATTAATTTTTGGTGCACATTTATTTAAGAGAGCATGTTTTTGTTGATAGCCTCTTTTATATCCAAAATTGTAAAGTTTGTTAAGAGAGACAATAGTTTCTTTTAGTTGATTTTTTATATAAGTATCAATCTCTATCTGTATTCCTTTAATATTTGTATAGCCTATTTTTATATTAAAAAGGTCAAAATCAGGTACTTCATTATCTTTAGTAGCATCGTTGGTGTATTTGAGAAGCTGCGTCAAAATATTGATCTTAAGATAGGCTTTTTCAAGTGCATATAACTCTTCTAACTCAATTTT contains these protein-coding regions:
- a CDS encoding DUF1669 domain-containing protein; the protein is MKHFKAAVYAQWLFLVTVLVCLIGYFYVNDFQSLLAAIPQKKISKHVVIHPDGTVKTVMPSEKKRSSSKKVKTVSVKDDSSQSTSSNETKVDLIEKLRAKKGYVTLFAPDDDIYALLLKLINDEKESLKVAIFTFTDPVVVKALQEAATRGVKVEMIVDRGCISDRYSKVDEVHAAGGKVFVYNPAYHNKGKQGIMHHKFIVFSNNFTGTGLVWTGSYNFTKAARYYNQENIVVLNRKGAVRKYARRFEHVKTLCDHYQPLVKVDEASRK